Proteins encoded within one genomic window of Pectobacterium araliae:
- a CDS encoding purine-cytosine permease family protein, producing MEKIDDYPVSRVPLNVRLPFLNVALVHIGMLTALDQFMLGAVLGHSMTLSQAFIAIFIGSTIFGVVTVGLGYAGMKEGMSGSLLARWCGFGRIGSVLIGLVIAISLIGWFGVQNAVFAKALNFAMENKLGFGWSAALSGIALTLLVAFGFRALRFTAKIAVPMFILVVGYISIMTLSGHNIAELLASAPNGEVISISTGATMVVGGCIVASLITPDMTRYSQKGKHVFWMTMLSIIVGEFMVNGLAIIIARALNTSDVVTIMSQAAGGLGLIAVIFSTLRVNDINLYSSSLGIANAIEGVTGKKLRYVSITLVIGLIGTALSVAGILDRFIDFLTLLGVLFPPIIGVMLIDYYILRTHRTLLDTSRAEGQLPDSAQTPLIGWPAIISSIVGAIVGLAFEWGIPAFNSLLAASLIYWVIKRHTNNAIYFKKLDHKKNLK from the coding sequence ATGGAAAAAATAGATGATTATCCGGTCAGTCGCGTTCCGTTAAATGTTCGACTGCCTTTTTTAAATGTAGCGTTAGTACATATCGGTATGTTAACTGCGCTAGACCAATTTATGCTAGGCGCAGTGCTCGGCCATTCAATGACGCTAAGCCAGGCATTTATCGCTATCTTTATTGGCAGCACCATTTTTGGCGTAGTGACGGTGGGATTAGGCTACGCGGGAATGAAGGAAGGCATGTCCGGTAGTCTTCTTGCGCGCTGGTGCGGTTTCGGCCGTATTGGTTCCGTCCTGATTGGGCTGGTTATCGCCATTAGCCTCATCGGCTGGTTCGGTGTCCAGAATGCCGTATTCGCCAAAGCACTCAACTTCGCGATGGAGAACAAGCTCGGCTTTGGCTGGTCTGCTGCCCTTTCCGGCATTGCGCTGACACTGCTGGTTGCCTTCGGATTCAGAGCATTACGCTTCACCGCCAAAATTGCCGTACCGATGTTTATTCTTGTTGTCGGCTATATTTCGATCATGACGCTCTCCGGCCACAATATTGCTGAACTGCTTGCCTCAGCTCCCAATGGCGAAGTCATTTCCATTAGCACTGGCGCGACGATGGTGGTAGGCGGTTGTATTGTCGCTAGCTTAATTACCCCAGACATGACACGTTATTCCCAAAAAGGAAAACACGTTTTCTGGATGACGATGTTATCGATTATCGTCGGGGAATTTATGGTGAATGGCCTCGCCATCATTATTGCCCGCGCACTCAATACCTCAGACGTCGTGACGATCATGTCCCAGGCAGCGGGTGGGCTCGGGCTGATTGCCGTGATATTTTCGACATTGAGAGTGAATGATATCAATCTTTACTCTTCCTCTTTAGGTATCGCCAACGCGATAGAAGGTGTCACGGGAAAAAAACTACGTTATGTCTCAATAACGCTGGTGATTGGCCTCATCGGTACCGCGCTATCCGTAGCCGGTATTCTGGACCGCTTTATCGATTTCCTGACGCTGCTGGGCGTGCTATTCCCACCGATAATCGGCGTGATGCTGATTGATTATTATATTTTACGCACTCACAGAACGCTGCTCGACACCAGTCGTGCCGAAGGTCAACTACCCGACAGCGCACAAACGCCGTTGATTGGCTGGCCGGCTATTATTTCCAGCATTGTCGGTGCCATCGTCGGATTAGCGTTTGAGTGGGGTATTCCTGCCTTTAATTCGCTACTGGCCGCCAGCCTGATTTATTGGGTAATAAAGCGCCACACCAATAACGCTATTTATTTTAAGAAACTCGATCATAAGAAAAATTTAAAATGA
- a CDS encoding TonB-dependent receptor family protein — protein MKSFKLSGVCLSVVGALLASSALAEETTNVGTINVQGQPLGAGLMVQEDSAKSRSTVTKDALDKMPAAGNAIDKLKYTAGLNVSSNDASGLSGVSYTMRGMSADQVGLSSDGIPVNDSGDYAVYPNGMGDPENLEQIFVTQGSSEMDGPHIGASGGNIGLVSHRPAKDFGGFVKQTFGSNNLSKTFARLETGKHNGFSSWLSYSYTDSDKWRGAGYSRADKVEWNGLYEHENGHSSSLIVKYNQQDTINYSTLSKRQFEQNGRKMDYATTPVYNSRGQISQYYKINRNNFETLNVTFTQKLQLRDNLALTLQPYYFSTNGGSFGSGSASVLSATSDRAGNYDLSNLTSNTYYRPSWTETWRPGITTKLKWDLNDEHSLDIGYWFERARQRQTQPFIPIKSDGTPVNISGKPGDANQVTDANGNVVQGRNQFTVTPAHKIWIQDTWFFSPEWTFTGGLAYQHVERDGTNLGSLYNVAEKKNKKYHEFLPSFNAAYRINTENQVFYNITRNMRTPPNYVLYNVGDSINTKPELSWNQELGWRFQDEDMLLSASLFFIRFTDRQISSRNADGEYEMINAGKVENKGLELEWSGKLPHNFNYFAAYTYTDTEQKNNLATGGSQLPTTGKQVANAPKNMLNLGLGYDDGLYYAGVNSRYVGSFYGDMTNDEKIGGRTVFDLSAGVYLPVDKKIVKSATLRFGVSNLFDKAYLDSARSVSFNSRSYNGVSAGTPFYNVGEERTFNASLEATF, from the coding sequence ATGAAATCGTTCAAACTTTCTGGGGTATGTTTGTCCGTCGTCGGCGCATTATTGGCAAGCTCCGCGCTGGCGGAGGAAACGACAAATGTCGGCACGATCAACGTACAGGGACAACCGCTCGGCGCAGGATTAATGGTTCAGGAAGACAGTGCCAAATCGCGCTCGACCGTGACAAAAGACGCGCTGGATAAGATGCCCGCCGCAGGCAACGCCATTGATAAACTAAAATACACGGCGGGACTGAACGTCAGCAGCAACGACGCCAGCGGCTTAAGCGGCGTCAGCTATACCATGCGCGGCATGAGTGCGGATCAGGTCGGCCTGTCATCCGACGGCATCCCCGTTAATGACTCCGGCGACTACGCCGTGTACCCGAACGGCATGGGCGACCCGGAAAACCTGGAGCAAATATTTGTCACCCAAGGTTCATCAGAAATGGATGGCCCACACATTGGTGCCAGCGGCGGCAACATCGGGCTGGTTTCCCACCGTCCCGCCAAAGATTTTGGTGGTTTCGTTAAGCAGACGTTCGGCAGTAACAATCTCAGCAAGACCTTCGCCCGTCTGGAAACCGGTAAACACAACGGCTTCAGCAGTTGGCTTTCCTACTCGTATACCGATTCAGACAAATGGCGCGGGGCAGGCTATTCCCGCGCCGATAAAGTCGAGTGGAACGGCCTGTATGAACATGAGAACGGCCACAGCAGCAGCCTGATTGTGAAATACAATCAGCAAGATACCATCAACTATTCGACGCTGAGCAAACGACAGTTTGAGCAAAACGGGCGTAAGATGGATTACGCCACGACGCCGGTTTACAACAGCCGTGGACAGATTTCTCAATACTACAAAATTAACCGCAATAACTTCGAAACGCTGAATGTTACGTTCACCCAGAAATTGCAGTTGCGCGATAACCTGGCACTGACCTTACAACCCTACTATTTCTCAACGAACGGCGGCAGCTTCGGCAGCGGAAGCGCCAGCGTGTTATCCGCCACGTCAGATCGCGCGGGTAACTACGATCTCAGCAATCTGACCTCCAACACTTACTACCGCCCATCGTGGACGGAAACCTGGCGGCCTGGTATCACGACTAAGCTGAAATGGGATCTTAACGACGAGCATAGTCTGGATATCGGCTACTGGTTCGAGCGTGCCCGCCAGCGCCAAACGCAGCCTTTCATTCCGATTAAGAGCGACGGCACTCCGGTTAATATCTCCGGCAAACCCGGCGATGCGAATCAGGTCACCGACGCGAACGGGAACGTGGTTCAAGGCCGTAACCAGTTTACCGTCACGCCAGCACATAAAATCTGGATTCAGGACACCTGGTTCTTCTCCCCAGAATGGACGTTCACCGGCGGTCTGGCCTATCAGCACGTAGAGCGTGACGGGACTAACCTCGGCAGCCTGTATAACGTCGCAGAGAAAAAGAACAAGAAATACCACGAATTCCTGCCTAGCTTTAACGCGGCTTACCGCATCAATACCGAAAATCAGGTGTTCTATAACATCACGCGTAACATGCGTACCCCGCCTAACTACGTCTTGTATAACGTTGGCGATTCCATCAATACCAAGCCTGAGCTGAGCTGGAATCAGGAACTCGGCTGGCGCTTCCAGGATGAGGACATGTTGCTGAGCGCCTCACTGTTCTTTATCCGCTTTACCGATCGCCAGATCTCCAGCCGTAACGCCGATGGCGAGTACGAAATGATCAACGCCGGGAAAGTGGAAAACAAAGGGCTGGAACTGGAGTGGAGCGGCAAGCTGCCACACAACTTCAACTACTTCGCGGCTTACACCTATACCGATACTGAGCAGAAAAACAATCTCGCCACCGGCGGCAGCCAGCTCCCCACCACGGGCAAGCAGGTCGCCAATGCGCCGAAAAATATGCTCAACCTCGGATTGGGTTATGACGACGGCCTCTACTATGCCGGCGTGAACAGCCGCTATGTTGGCTCGTTCTACGGCGACATGACCAATGACGAGAAGATCGGCGGACGTACCGTTTTCGATCTCAGCGCCGGTGTCTATCTGCCAGTGGATAAGAAGATCGTGAAAAGCGCCACCCTACGCTTTGGCGTCAGCAACCTGTTCGACAAAGCGTATCTCGACTCTGCGCGCTCCGTGAGCTTCAACTCACGATCGTATAACGGCGTATCGGCAGGCACACCGTTCTACAACGTCGGGGAAGAACGCACCTTCAACGCCTCACTGGAAGCCACGTTCTAA
- a CDS encoding multidrug efflux MFS transporter, which translates to METWKLNLFSAWLGCFFTGLAMSQILPFLPLYIEQLGVNSHESLSLWSGLIFSSSFLISAAVAPLWGSLADRKGRKLMLLRAALGMAIVMSLQGLATNVWQLFILRSLMGLTSGYIPNAMALIASQVPREKSGWALGMLSTGQIAGVILGPLFGGFMADYIGLRIVFFITGGLLFTSFLITLFAIKESVVKVTKENRLSGKAVFASLPYPALIICLFITTMMIQMANGSISPILTLFIRDLAPGTDNIAFISGVIAAIPGVSALLSAPRLGRLGDRIGAHRVLIAALAISVLLFLIMAMVQSPTQLGILRFLLGFADGALMPTVQALLVKYSSQQVTGRIFGYNQSFMYLGNVLGPLMGSGVSALMGFRWVFAVTAFLVLCNTLQLFFTFRKPRGKG; encoded by the coding sequence ATGGAAACCTGGAAACTTAACCTCTTCTCTGCCTGGCTGGGATGCTTTTTCACCGGGCTGGCTATGAGCCAGATACTGCCCTTCTTGCCACTGTACATTGAGCAGCTTGGCGTTAATTCACACGAGTCGCTGAGCCTGTGGTCTGGTTTGATCTTCAGCTCGTCTTTTCTCATCTCTGCCGCCGTGGCACCACTATGGGGAAGCCTCGCCGACCGCAAAGGGCGAAAGCTCATGTTGCTGCGCGCCGCACTCGGCATGGCGATCGTCATGTCGCTGCAAGGGTTAGCGACCAACGTGTGGCAGTTGTTCATCCTGCGTTCGTTAATGGGACTGACCTCCGGCTACATTCCCAACGCGATGGCACTGATCGCCTCACAGGTTCCGCGTGAAAAAAGCGGCTGGGCGCTGGGGATGCTATCGACAGGACAGATCGCCGGCGTCATCCTTGGTCCCTTATTCGGTGGCTTTATGGCCGACTATATCGGGCTGCGCATCGTCTTTTTCATCACTGGCGGCCTGTTGTTTACCAGCTTTCTGATTACGCTTTTCGCGATCAAAGAGAGCGTGGTTAAGGTCACCAAAGAAAACAGGCTAAGCGGGAAAGCCGTCTTTGCTTCGCTGCCTTATCCGGCACTTATCATCTGCCTGTTCATTACAACGATGATGATCCAGATGGCAAACGGCTCCATCAGCCCTATTCTCACCTTATTCATCCGCGATCTGGCTCCCGGTACGGACAATATTGCGTTTATCAGCGGCGTGATTGCGGCAATTCCCGGCGTGTCTGCCCTGCTATCGGCACCACGCCTTGGTCGTTTAGGTGACCGCATCGGCGCACACCGCGTGCTGATCGCCGCGCTGGCGATCAGCGTGCTGCTGTTCTTAATTATGGCGATGGTACAAAGCCCGACACAGCTTGGCATTCTCCGCTTTCTGCTAGGCTTTGCCGATGGCGCACTCATGCCAACCGTACAGGCGCTACTGGTCAAGTACAGCAGCCAGCAGGTGACAGGCCGCATCTTCGGCTATAACCAGTCATTCATGTATTTAGGCAACGTGCTGGGGCCACTGATGGGTTCTGGCGTCTCCGCCCTGATGGGGTTCCGCTGGGTGTTCGCCGTCACCGCTTTTCTGGTGTTATGTAATACGCTGCAACTCTTTTTCACCTTCAGGAAACCACGCGGAAAAGGGTAA
- a CDS encoding ExbD/TolR family protein translates to MRNWNEPKKQKAHIDLVPMIDVMMFLLVFFVLISMNVIPALGLKTQLPTAGSAQQLKPQKKAIITLAAQNHLELDGQPIVLSELINTLQQQQQDQQTTIIINSDKSVEVERLVAVMDTLRQGGFSSISIATRKS, encoded by the coding sequence ATGAGAAACTGGAACGAACCTAAAAAGCAGAAAGCCCACATCGATTTGGTTCCCATGATCGATGTAATGATGTTCCTGTTGGTCTTCTTCGTCCTGATCAGCATGAACGTTATTCCTGCGCTAGGCCTGAAAACGCAGCTCCCCACCGCAGGCAGCGCACAGCAACTCAAACCACAGAAAAAAGCGATCATCACGCTTGCCGCACAGAACCATCTTGAGCTGGACGGGCAGCCAATAGTACTGAGCGAACTCATCAATACGCTGCAACAACAGCAGCAAGATCAGCAAACCACCATCATTATAAACAGCGATAAAAGCGTCGAGGTTGAGCGCCTGGTCGCTGTCATGGATACCCTGCGTCAAGGGGGCTTTTCGTCCATTTCTATCGCAACCCGGAAATCGTGA
- a CDS encoding GNAT family N-acetyltransferase: MNLNITETPDQNEEDFVIRSLWKHNEKYDAVDIRPLFLNVKDETDTIIAGLVARTWWGALEVQYLWVSEKYRKSGFGRQLMQSAEKEALKRGCHLAYVDTFDFQAKGFYEKLGYKEYGNLPGYAHKHTRHYLAKLIR; this comes from the coding sequence ATGAATTTGAATATCACCGAAACGCCCGATCAAAATGAAGAAGACTTTGTGATTAGAAGTCTTTGGAAACACAATGAAAAATATGATGCGGTCGATATCCGTCCGCTATTCTTAAACGTTAAAGATGAAACAGACACGATTATTGCTGGATTGGTAGCCAGAACCTGGTGGGGTGCATTAGAAGTTCAATACCTTTGGGTCAGCGAGAAATATCGTAAAAGTGGATTTGGCCGCCAACTCATGCAATCTGCTGAAAAAGAAGCATTAAAGCGTGGTTGTCATCTGGCTTACGTGGATACATTCGACTTTCAGGCCAAGGGGTTTTACGAAAAATTGGGCTATAAAGAATATGGAAATCTGCCGGGATATGCGCACAAGCATACTCGACATTACTTAGCTAAATTGATCCGTTGA
- a CDS encoding helix-turn-helix transcriptional regulator, whose translation MPSSQTNMTDYIRNLIIMMECLNEPWGIKDLSSRHVYMNKAAYLYTNTPMSFDIEGRLDDEFPASWVELSDDLKEHDRLTENSEQRVTVIETHYWYGKKVLTPFVSEKIPIFDENKRCIGTMWNARPLDTRSPLIYIDQKKPTTLQTELTTSIFTQSELDIIFLILQRFSNKEIAKKMNVTPKTIENRVYNMYQKTDTHSLQQFEAFCRNLGVDGYVPRTLITKGIQFI comes from the coding sequence ATGCCATCATCACAAACAAACATGACTGATTATATTCGTAATCTGATTATTATGATGGAATGTTTAAATGAACCATGGGGTATTAAAGACTTATCATCACGCCATGTTTACATGAATAAAGCCGCTTACCTTTATACCAATACGCCAATGAGTTTTGATATTGAAGGACGACTCGATGATGAATTTCCTGCCAGTTGGGTGGAGCTTTCTGACGATTTAAAAGAACACGACAGACTAACAGAAAATAGTGAGCAGAGAGTCACGGTCATCGAAACACACTATTGGTATGGAAAGAAAGTGCTGACGCCCTTCGTCAGTGAAAAGATCCCTATTTTTGATGAAAATAAGCGTTGCATTGGTACGATGTGGAATGCCAGACCTCTGGATACGCGGTCTCCGCTCATCTATATAGACCAAAAGAAGCCGACCACGTTACAAACCGAGTTAACAACCAGTATTTTCACGCAGTCAGAGTTAGATATTATCTTTCTGATATTGCAGCGTTTTTCAAATAAAGAAATTGCAAAGAAAATGAACGTTACGCCGAAAACAATAGAGAACAGGGTCTATAACATGTACCAAAAAACTGACACGCACTCTCTACAGCAATTTGAAGCATTTTGCCGAAATCTTGGCGTAGACGGCTACGTTCCCCGCACACTCATCACAAAAGGCATTCAATTTATATAA
- a CDS encoding AraC family transcriptional regulator, protein MNPNTISDRLELISLKDSIISFNRLNANPVRYHHWHQCLEILYVEEGYGVVMADNRHYTMRPGRFFIFPPFTLHKIMVEESAASIYRRTIIHVDQKALLHAYDAFPRHQQQLQRLSARGSETFVADLIELHTWLDTLFTHYYALAERCDLNEENVATLLLSLFSMLPGSEQGIQEDEYRISSQVMLWVDENYMKKFSLDNIASDLKKSKGYISRRFHFETGEKITEYITTYRLRKSCELLLRSELSINEIGVLVGFSDSTYFISSFKKGIGDSPLQYRKKHL, encoded by the coding sequence ATGAACCCGAACACGATTTCAGATAGGCTTGAACTGATATCCCTGAAGGACAGCATCATCTCGTTCAACCGACTGAACGCGAATCCGGTACGCTACCATCACTGGCACCAGTGTCTTGAGATTTTGTACGTGGAGGAAGGGTACGGCGTGGTGATGGCAGACAATCGACATTACACCATGCGTCCCGGCAGATTTTTTATCTTTCCTCCGTTTACTCTGCACAAAATTATGGTGGAAGAAAGTGCTGCCAGTATTTATCGGCGGACAATCATTCATGTTGATCAGAAAGCGTTGTTGCATGCATACGATGCATTTCCACGCCATCAGCAACAACTTCAGCGGCTATCAGCGCGCGGGAGTGAAACCTTTGTTGCCGACCTGATTGAATTACATACTTGGCTTGACACGTTATTTACGCATTACTATGCGCTGGCTGAAAGATGTGATCTGAATGAGGAGAATGTGGCAACATTATTACTTTCCCTATTCAGTATGCTCCCTGGGTCTGAGCAGGGCATTCAAGAAGATGAATACCGAATTTCCAGTCAGGTGATGTTATGGGTGGATGAGAACTACATGAAAAAATTTAGCCTGGACAACATTGCTTCAGATTTAAAGAAATCGAAAGGCTACATATCACGCCGTTTTCACTTTGAAACCGGTGAAAAAATAACAGAATACATCACAACCTATCGGCTAAGAAAATCATGCGAGTTATTATTAAGAAGTGAATTATCTATTAATGAGATAGGTGTTTTGGTCGGTTTTTCAGACAGTACTTATTTTATCAGTTCATTCAAAAAAGGGATTGGTGACTCCCCTCTTCAATACAGAAAAAAACACTTATAA
- the azuC gene encoding stress response protein AzuC, protein MLTAYLNTYKNVPPGALF, encoded by the coding sequence ATGCTGACGGCTTACCTGAATACCTATAAAAACGTACCGCCTGGTGCGCTGTTCTAA
- a CDS encoding energy transducer TonB yields the protein MYLLYRSRHAISWLPLPVFAACLFFASQQPPLKVQQQYDETVMALTLAEPEAIPQPEPIPEPEPESVPQPEPEPIPVNEPDPIVEAPPITPPKPEVKPKPKPEVKPRAETKPKPMPAQPKSTALRPEAPVKALPSAPSVNVAALENSYAQALRAQLEQTKRYPTGRQASLERPEGRVEVWLEVDRTGRVISSGINNKAPSMLLNRAAQTSLQSIKQVRAFPADAFAGQSTKRFLATFDYQAQ from the coding sequence ATGTATCTGCTCTATCGCTCACGCCACGCCATCAGTTGGTTGCCGTTACCGGTGTTTGCTGCCTGCCTGTTCTTCGCCAGCCAACAACCGCCGCTGAAAGTTCAGCAGCAATACGATGAAACCGTCATGGCGCTCACGCTGGCTGAACCGGAGGCGATTCCCCAGCCCGAGCCGATCCCTGAGCCAGAACCAGAATCGGTGCCACAACCTGAACCCGAGCCGATTCCGGTTAATGAACCCGATCCGATCGTAGAAGCGCCGCCGATTACGCCCCCCAAACCGGAAGTAAAGCCGAAGCCTAAACCCGAGGTTAAACCTAGGGCAGAGACCAAACCTAAACCGATGCCCGCACAGCCCAAATCGACCGCGCTACGCCCAGAAGCCCCGGTAAAAGCGCTCCCCTCTGCGCCGTCGGTGAATGTCGCCGCGTTGGAAAATAGCTATGCGCAGGCGCTACGCGCGCAGCTTGAACAAACCAAACGCTACCCAACAGGGCGACAGGCATCGCTTGAACGTCCCGAAGGTCGCGTTGAAGTCTGGCTGGAAGTGGATCGCACAGGGCGAGTCATCAGCTCAGGGATCAATAACAAAGCGCCCAGCATGCTGCTTAACCGCGCGGCGCAGACCAGCTTACAGAGTATCAAACAGGTTCGGGCCTTCCCTGCCGATGCCTTTGCAGGACAAAGCACAAAACGCTTTTTAGCCACGTTCGATTATCAGGCGCAGTAG
- a CDS encoding Svx/AvrXca family virulence/avirulence protein translates to MPKIKTLLTPLNCLLVLSSALMVNTANAAEACVAGNWQVNSSITDMPSVKYQTEHFAFRWNNNDVNRNDAVAAGQKLEKIWDKFINQIQYPEPYCKQTVKYKANIHIDPTFGLNGGIAGDGSMGMWIGSASLKDNWGLAHEFTHALQGQTGGFQSTGDNYVGWIWESHANWMTHQLDEFRGTSAHCSEMQVNYSHIYLGSTRNRYCNWQFMEYLKDRFGYGIINDIWSKAPKGGESGQSTADPLSVLRTNMGWSQSEFNDVFGDWAMHNVNWDYIDPDGFDRGRFYRSTYGSYGAVQPNQSNADRLLRTTALEPVVGANANLRRFSVPFDQAPQQLGYNIVKLIPESGATKITVKFSGIVQSKSAITRFPGLKNDPATMPQPNSDWRWGIVAIGSDGVSRYSELQRGASATLKNFTIRQDDRGIYMVVMGTPSQMQKIKWDQAYYSLYRYPWMADFTGVWPEGSQPGAPNPTANGSRHPNGGGWVSNSANVAPTAYVGPYARVIGGTVRDNARIEDRATILNGTVEGRAVVSGLTVMQGNTIVRDNARLHTVFMGPGAYERGIVLSGNAQMRGDAEIRGVSASQGVFYGFIDENEVRSSAAGAYLTDAVPEVTAVPVYSTK, encoded by the coding sequence ATGCCAAAAATAAAAACACTTCTCACGCCGCTGAACTGTCTACTCGTTTTAAGTAGCGCATTGATGGTCAATACGGCAAACGCCGCTGAAGCTTGCGTCGCAGGTAACTGGCAGGTAAATAGTTCCATCACTGATATGCCTTCCGTGAAATACCAGACAGAGCACTTTGCCTTCCGTTGGAATAATAACGACGTTAATCGTAATGATGCCGTTGCCGCTGGGCAGAAACTGGAAAAAATTTGGGATAAGTTCATTAACCAAATTCAGTACCCCGAGCCTTACTGCAAGCAAACCGTAAAATATAAAGCCAATATTCACATCGATCCCACTTTTGGGCTCAACGGCGGTATTGCGGGTGATGGCAGCATGGGAATGTGGATCGGTTCCGCTTCACTGAAAGATAACTGGGGGCTAGCGCACGAATTTACCCATGCGCTGCAAGGGCAAACCGGCGGCTTCCAGAGTACGGGCGATAACTACGTTGGCTGGATTTGGGAATCCCACGCGAACTGGATGACGCACCAACTGGATGAATTCCGCGGTACGTCGGCACACTGCTCGGAAATGCAGGTCAACTACTCGCATATTTATCTGGGTTCAACACGTAACCGTTACTGCAACTGGCAGTTCATGGAATATCTGAAGGACCGCTTTGGCTATGGCATCATCAATGATATATGGTCAAAAGCGCCGAAAGGAGGCGAAAGTGGCCAGTCTACCGCCGATCCGCTGTCCGTTCTGCGTACCAATATGGGCTGGAGCCAGTCTGAATTCAACGATGTCTTCGGCGACTGGGCAATGCACAACGTCAACTGGGATTACATCGATCCAGACGGTTTCGACCGTGGTCGTTTTTATCGTTCAACCTACGGCAGCTATGGCGCGGTACAACCCAACCAAAGTAACGCTGACCGCCTGCTGCGAACCACCGCGCTTGAGCCGGTTGTCGGTGCCAACGCCAACCTTAGGCGCTTCTCCGTTCCGTTCGATCAGGCTCCGCAGCAGTTAGGCTACAACATTGTCAAACTGATCCCAGAGAGCGGTGCGACGAAAATCACCGTTAAATTCAGTGGTATAGTACAGAGCAAATCGGCCATTACCCGCTTCCCTGGGCTGAAGAACGATCCGGCAACCATGCCTCAGCCGAATTCCGACTGGCGCTGGGGGATTGTCGCTATCGGATCGGACGGCGTTTCACGCTACAGCGAATTGCAGCGCGGCGCGTCCGCCACGTTGAAAAACTTCACTATCCGTCAGGACGATCGCGGTATTTACATGGTGGTCATGGGTACGCCATCGCAAATGCAGAAGATCAAGTGGGATCAGGCTTACTACTCCCTTTACCGTTATCCGTGGATGGCTGATTTCACTGGCGTTTGGCCGGAAGGCAGCCAACCCGGAGCACCGAATCCAACCGCTAACGGCTCTCGCCATCCAAATGGCGGCGGCTGGGTGTCTAACTCCGCGAATGTCGCCCCTACCGCCTACGTCGGGCCTTATGCTCGCGTCATCGGTGGTACGGTAAGGGATAACGCCAGAATTGAAGATCGTGCCACGATTCTGAACGGAACGGTGGAAGGTCGTGCCGTTGTCAGTGGCCTGACGGTAATGCAGGGTAATACCATCGTGCGTGATAACGCACGGCTGCATACGGTCTTTATGGGGCCAGGCGCGTATGAACGCGGTATTGTGCTGTCAGGCAACGCACAAATGCGTGGAGATGCAGAAATTCGCGGCGTTTCCGCGTCGCAGGGCGTGTTCTATGGCTTTATTGATGAGAATGAAGTCAGAAGCAGCGCAGCCGGTGCTTACCTGACCGACGCCGTGCCAGAAGTAACGGCAGTCCCAGTCTACAGCACGAAATAG